Below is a window of Anomaloglossus baeobatrachus isolate aAnoBae1 chromosome 8, aAnoBae1.hap1, whole genome shotgun sequence DNA.
aattaaaagtttgaaaattgcaaaattttcaaaattttcatcaaatttccgatttttttcacaaataaaagcaaaaaatattgttctaaatttataactatcatgaagtacaatatgtcacgaaaaaacaatgtcagaatcaccgggatccgttgaagcgttccagagttatgacctcataaagtgacactggtcagaattgcaaaaaatggcctggtcattaagtacaaaactggcttcgtccttaaggggttaagaggcTTGTAAATACctttttgtttttgtcattttgATCCTTTCAACTGCAGACCGGAATcagaccaactgagcagggcacatcactggtgagggggggctgcctCTGACTGAGAGACAGTAGTTTGGGCACACGTGCCCAGGTCACacttctctctcctctcagcccccaccAGTGACGTACCCTGCTCAGTTGGTCTGAATCCGGTTGGCAgctggaaggatcaaagctacagtAAAGGTATTTATGAGCCTCTGAAaaataagcttacaggagcagagtagatagcagaagtatattaggaagtgttagttaggaagagttaagaTAAAGGAAAGGAGTTACAGTAGTGGAAAACCTGTTTAATTATtctggtttctgcaaaaccgtgcagTCATTGAGATTAAGCAAGAAATTTGTACTGAACTAAAAATACAGCTCCATCTTTTATGTAGCATCCGAATTACAGGCACTGTTCAGCCTCATATTAGCCACGCGCTGACCACTTTGTGAGACCCCCAGCCTCCGAAAACTAATTTGTAACCATCACTGGATCTATGCAAAGAAACCTTCATATAAATAAGAATGTTATTCACTGACCGTTAGCCGAAATCTTAAATGATGGTGGATTAAAGCAAAAAATTCTATCTCTTTAAACGGACATTAGCTGAGGCTTACAATATTCTGAAATGGTTAATCTTTCTTTTTTCAGAGTGCGGCGAAGATGATAAAAGAGACAATGGACAAGAAGTTTGGATCCTCATGGCACGTAGTGATTGGGGAAGGCTTTGGTTTTGAGATCACTCATGAAGTCAAGAACCTTCTATACATGTTTTTTGGGGGCAGCTTGGCTATCTGTGTGTGGAAGTGCTCCTGAGGGACCTTGTCCaggttgccccctccttccacttctTACCTTCTACTCAGGATGTGCTGCTACAAGGCCTCGCTCAGGAAAGAGTCTCCAGCCGGGCTCTCTGCTATCTTTTGAGGTGTCTGGGAGTCACCTCTTGACCCATTGGGAATCAAAAGGGTTTGCAATAGATATGCAGGCACCTACAGCTTGGATTGTTTTTAACTCTACAAGAAGGGGAATAGATCGACTCTTGCAATACGTTCCTAATTAGACGCTACATAGCTTTTCAACAATCAATGACACCAAATGAAGAACAGGAACAGCTGTCAAACACTTTTTTCCGGACCCCTGACCCTCAGAGGCTTTTGTAACCAGTAATAATGTATGCACAGGGTTTTACCGTCCAACTGGCACCGCAGCTCTGGTTTCCCAAATATATTTTATGGTCACTCTCATTCCTCATTTTCGTTTCCTTACAAGTATTACAAGAACATTTCTCTTTCATTATCTATTTCCTTGACACTCTGCCCCCTTGTAATTCTCAATCTCACACATTCTGTCATGTATGAGTCACTTCTATCCTCTCCTCTTAACGAGCCGTCTTACCAGCCTCCCTTGGAGAATACTCTTGACATAAATGTAATATTTCATCACATCTCGTATTTTGTTATTAATTCTTAAACGGCACAGTAGACCCATCATCCAGACATTTATAGAGCACCAGCACGTGTAGGAGAAAAGCGTCTGATCTCGGAGTAGGGAGCATTGTGCTAATATTTGATGGCGGTCAGTTTATTTGCATTTCACGTGTAATAGATGTGACAAGCGGTGAGGTTTCGGAATTGTGTACCAGTTACGTATTGTCTAGGTTAGCTATTTGGCGTGCAGAAATATCTTGATTGATCAGCTGGGTTTCTCTATTCATCATAGTTGCGTTCACCTGAGTGGCATGTATACacacataaatagatagatatatatatttgtGCAATATATTTTCTCTTGACTTCATTCCTTCTTACTGCATATGATCATATATGA
It encodes the following:
- the DNAL4 gene encoding dynein axonemal light chain 4, with amino-acid sequence MADPGEGKKDEADYKRMHSFPLIRHTDMPEEMRVETMELCVTACEKFASNNESAAKMIKETMDKKFGSSWHVVIGEGFGFEITHEVKNLLYMFFGGSLAICVWKCS